The genomic window TTGTTTAAAAATGAAAAATTTGATATTGTACATTGTCATTTAAATAGTTTAAGTTATATAGCACCAGTGCAAATTGCTCTGAAAAATAAACTCCCAGTAATAGTTCATAGTAGAAATGCCGGAATATCTAAATCTATAATTTCTTATTTTTTACACAAGATAAATTCTTTACATTTACCTAGAAATAAAATAACTATGATTTCAGTATCTGATTTAGCTGGGAAGTGGATGTTTGGAGAAAATGAGAACTTTAAAGTGATTAATAATGGAATTGATATTGAAAAGTATAAATACAATAAATTAGCACGTAATAGAGTCAGAGAAGAATTTGGATTAAAGCATGAGTTAGTTATTGTTCATGTAGGAGCAATGAGGAAACAAAAGAATCCTATGTTTGTATTAGATGTATTTAAAGAAGTTTTAAAGAAAGAGCCCAATTCTAAACTATTATTAATTGGTGATGGAAATCTTAAAGAAGAAATTTTAAATAAAATTAGCAAATTACAAATGAAAGATAATGTTATAGTTGCAGGAAGAAGAAATGACATTCCAGATGTTTTATCTGGGGCAGACGTTTTTCTGTTTCCATCTTTTTATGAAGGATTTCCTAATGCACTACTTGAAGCACAAACATCTGGTCTTTCATGTTTAATTTCAGATAGAATTACAAAAGAAGTTATAGTAAATGAAAATTGTAAAGCTATGTCATTAAATACAAGTGCTAAGGAATGGGCTATTAAATTACTTTCTCTAAATCACCTTAAAGATAGAAAAATTGGAGCAGAAAATATAAAATTAAAAGGTTTTTCGGTTGAACATGAAGTAAAAAAGATTGAAGATCTTTATAAACAACTGACATCAAAAAAACTTCTAAAAAATCAAACAAAATAGAAATGGTGATGCTGACGAGATGAAAAAAAATGAATTTTACAATATTAAATTTGAAAGTTTTTATAAGACAATATTATTGATATTTTTATGTATATTATATGCCTTGTATGAGTTTAGAGTTTTTTTTGAAATAATATTTTTCTTTTTATTTTCTATATATTTTTTCACAAGAAGAAAAAGACTAACAATATATGCTCTTTGGAATATATTATTTATAAGTATTTGTGGATTATCAATATTATGGTCTCATAACCCACAGCAATCAATAATAGAAACAAGAATAATGATAGAGTGGGCAATAGTAGGAAATTTGGTTATAGCTTATATAGATACAAAAGAGAAATTAATTGATTTATATAGATATTTTGTAATTGCAGGAGGTGCATTAATAATACGATTAATGTTTACTTTCCCTCTTACTATTTGGTTGGAAGGGCGTTTAGGAAGTGATGCTTTAGGTTTAAATCCTAATAAATTGGGAGTATATTTGGCGATTTCGGCGATTTGTGCTATGTATTTAGGAAAATATAAAAAACAAAAGATATATTATCTACTTGTTTTTATATTTACAGTAACTATTATTCTTACGGGTTCTAGAAAAGCTTTTTTTATGTTGATTTGTAGTTTATCTGGATTATTTTATTTAAATGCTTCTAATTTATCAAAAAAACTAAAAGCTTCTTTTTTAGTAATTATAGTTTTAATATTAAGTTATATTTTAGTGATGACAGTACCTACACTTTATAATATAGCAGGAAAAAGAATTGAAGCTACAATACACTTTTTTATAAGTGAGGGAAAGGGTGATTATAGTACTCGACTTAGGTTAGAAATGGTAGGTGTTGGTAAAGAGCTTTTTAAGCTTCGTCCTATTTTAGGTTATGGAATTGGAAGTTATAGTGTTATATCAAGATATGGATGTTATTCCCATAATAATTATATTGAATTATTAGTCGGTTTAGGTATAATAGGAACTTCTTTATACTATAGCCTTTATATATATGTAATAATTCAACTATATAAAGTAAGAAACGAAATATATGGTAATCCTTTATTGATAATGGTACTTACATTACTTATTATAGAATATGGTTTAGTTAGTTATAACAGTCCGGTTTATCAAATATTAATAGCGGTTTCTTTAGCTGCATCAAGAGTATTAATAAAGCTTAATAAAAATATCAAAGAAGATAACTAACGAAATGGTGTGGTGATTTTCATGAAAAATATATTTAATTTTAAAAAAATATATAAAGACCCAATGAGTGTTATTAGATTTCTAGCCTCAAAAAATTTTTTTAACTGTATGCCTGATAAGCATTATTTAAAACTTTTGTATTTTTCAAAAATGAAAAAACCTTTAGATATAGATAATCCAGAAACCTTTAATGAAAAACTGCAATGGCTTAAGCTTTACGATAGGAATCCTTTATATACAAAGTTAGTGGACAAGTATGAGGTTAGAAAACATATAGCAGAGACAATTGGTGAAGAATATCTTATTCCATTATTAGGAATTTACGATAGTTTTGAAGAAATAAACTTTGACGACTTACCAAATCAATTTGTATTAAAACCCAATCATACTTCAGGAGATATTTATATTTGTAAAGATAAATCAAAAATTAATTATGTTGAGCTAAAGAAAAAAGTTGATAGCTGGTTGAAGAGAAATTATTATTGGATTCATAGAGAATGGCCATATAAAAATATCAAACCAAGAATAATTTGTGAAAAGTATATGGTGGATGAGTCTGGGATGGAATTAAAAGACTATAAATTTATGTGCTTTAATGGTGAAGTTAAGTGTTTGTTTGTATGTTTAAATAGAAATTCGCAAGAAGGATTAAATGTAGACTTTTATGATATGGGCTGGAATCCAATGCCATTTGAGAGACATTATAAAAGAAGTGGCAAATTAATTTCAAAGCCAAAAACCTTTGATAAAATGGTGCATTTTTCTAAAATATTATCTAGAAATATACCTTTTGTTAGGGTTGATTTTTATGAAGTAAATGGGCATCTATATTTCGGAGAATTAACTTTTTATCCTGGGTCAGGATTTGAAGAGTTTACTCCAGAAAAATATGATTATATATTAGGAAGTTGGTTAAAACTTCCTTCAGATAAAATTAGATAAATTTGGAGGATTTATAATGCAATTACTAATAGCAGCTGATTTAGTCCCAACAAAATCAAATATAGATTTATTCAATAAAGCTGATATAAAAGCTTTACTTGGTGAAGAACTGCTTTCAATCTGGAATTCAGCAGATATTCGTATATTCAATTTAGAAGTTCCTCTGGTAGATGAGGAGGACCCTATAGATAAGTGTGGTCCTAATTTAATTGCGCCAACAAGTACAATTAAAGGCATAAAAGCTTTAAGTCCTAGCTTAATTACGTTAGCAAATAATCATATTATGGATCAAAATATACAAGGGCTTATTTCTACAAGGCATATATTAAGAGATTATAAAATACCTTATGTTGGAGCAGGTGATAGTTTAAGTGAAACAAATAAACCTTATATAATAAATCAAAATGGAATACGGATTGGAATTTATACTTGTACTGAACATGAATTTACTATTGCAGAAGAAGACAAGCCAGGATCAAATCCATTTGATCCATTAGAAAGTTTAGACCATATATATAGATTAAGAACAGAATGTGATCATATTATTGTTTTATATCATGGAGGGAAAGAACATTATAGATATCCATCACCATATTTACAAAAAGTGTGTAGAAAGATGGTAGAAAAAGGTGCAGATTTAGTAATAACTCAGCATAGTCATTGTATAGGTTGTTACGAAGAATATAAAGGGGCAACAATTGTGTATGGACAAGGGAATTTTATATTCGATAGGTCTAATAGCGAGTTTTGGCAAACAAGTTTAATTATAAAGGTAAATATTGATAAGGGGATACATGTAGATTATATTCCGATTATTAAAAAAGAAAATGGTGTGCGTTTAGCCGAAGGTGAAAAAGGACAAAAAATATTAGAAGCATTTCATAAACGGTCAAAGGATATTTTAATAAAAGGATTTATTGAGAAACAGTATAAAGAATTTGCACAAAAAAACATAGAAAATTATTTAAGACATTTTAGTGGATTTGGAAAGCTATTATTACGAATTGATAGATATTTTTTAAAAGGTTTATTGTTAAAAGGGAAGTACAATGAAAACCGATTATTGGCAATTTGGAATTATATAGAATGTGAAGCCCATAGAGAATTAGTATTAGTTGGTTTAAAAGGAGAAATACATAATGAAGGAAGAAAATATTAAAAAAAAATTTATAAATGCTACTAAATGGTCAACTATTTCAGAGATAGCTGCAAGATTAGTTGTACCTATTACAAACATGATACTTGCAAGAATTATTTCTCCAGAAGCTTTTGGAGTGGTAGCTACTGTAACTATGATTATGAGTTTTGCAGATATGTTTACAGATGCTGGATTTCAAAAATATTTAGTTCAGCATGAATTTAAAAATGAGCATGAAAAATTTAGAAATGCAAATGTAGCTTTTTGGACTAATTTCGGCATATCAATTTTTTTATGGTTAAATATCATAGTATTTCGAGAGCAAATTGCTGTATTAATTGGTAATGCAGGTTTAGGAAATGTGATAGCTATAGCGTGTGTTCAATTATTACTTACATCGTTCTCTAGTATACAAATGGCTCTTTATAGACGAGATTTTGATTTTAAAACACTTTTTTTAGTTAGAATTATGGCAGTTTGTATACCTTTTGTTGTAACAATACCATTAGCTTTTTTGGGATTAAGTTATTGGGCTCTTATTATTGGAAGTATAGTTGCACAATTATCAAATGCAGTTATATTAACAGTTAAATCAAAGTGGAGACCAAATTTATATTATAAAATAGAAATATTAAAGGAAATGCTATCCTTTAGTATTTGGTCATTGATTGAAGCTATTTCAATTTGGTTTACTGGTTGGGCAGATGTTTTTATTATTGGAAGTGCTTTAGATCCATATTATTTAGGAATATATAAGACATCTACTACTATGGTAAATGCCTTAATGGGAGTAATAACAGCATCAATAGTTCCAGTTCTTTTTTCAACTTTATCTCGCTTGCAAGGTAATGATAAAAAGTTTAATACAATGTATTTAAATACCCAAAAATTTGTTTCTATTTTAGCATTTCCTCTGGGTATAGGAGTGTATCTATATAGTGATTTAGCTACAAAGATAATGTTAGGAAATAAATGGAGTGAAGCTAGTAGAGTTATAGGAGTTTGGGCTTTGACAAGTTCTATAATGATAGTTTTTGGACATTTTTGCAGTGAAGTGTATAGGGCAAAAGGGAAACCAAAGTTATCTTTTTTAGCACAAATACTACATTTGGTAGTACTTATACCAGCGTGTATAATAAGCTCAAAATATGGTTTTTGGCCACTAGTTTATACAAGAGCTTGGGTACGAATGGAATTTGTCTTAGTTCATTTTATTATAATGAATTATATAATTGGGATGTCTATTTGGAAAACATTGAGAAATGTATTGCCTACAGCAATTTCAGCAATTGCTATGGGAATATTAGGATATTTTCTACAACAGGTAAACGATAGTTTAATATGGAGCTTTATATCAATAATAATATGTTCTATATTTTATTTTGGTGTATTATATTTATTCCCAAGTATGAGAAGGGATACGATTGGATTAGTAAATAAGTTTATGCCTAATAGTATGAAAAACAAAATTAGAAATGTTATTGTTAAAGCAAGATGAATAAATAATAGATTTGTATGTTAGGGAGTGGTTTAATTGAATCAAAAAATACTAATAACTGGTGTTGCTGGATTTATAGGTTTTCACTTATCTAACTTATTACTAGATATAGGATACCAAGTAATAGGAATTGATAACTTAAATGATTATTATGATCCAAA from Garciella nitratireducens DSM 15102 includes these protein-coding regions:
- a CDS encoding O-antigen ligase family protein, which produces MIEWAIVGNLVIAYIDTKEKLIDLYRYFVIAGGALIIRLMFTFPLTIWLEGRLGSDALGLNPNKLGVYLAISAICAMYLGKYKKQKIYYLLVFIFTVTIILTGSRKAFFMLICSLSGLFYLNASNLSKKLKASFLVIIVLILSYILVMTVPTLYNIAGKRIEATIHFFISEGKGDYSTRLRLEMVGVGKELFKLRPILGYGIGSYSVISRYGCYSHNNYIELLVGLGIIGTSLYYSLYIYVIIQLYKVRNEIYGNPLLIMVLTLLIIEYGLVSYNSPVYQILIAVSLAASRVLIKLNKNIKEDN
- a CDS encoding glycosyltransferase yields the protein MIRVLHYGLDSKLGGIETYLYKLYTHIDRNEFHFDFLVIGDKEPCWYREFIDMGSNFYKITPRSKNPFKNKADLLNLFKNEKFDIVHCHLNSLSYIAPVQIALKNKLPVIVHSRNAGISKSIISYFLHKINSLHLPRNKITMISVSDLAGKWMFGENENFKVINNGIDIEKYKYNKLARNRVREEFGLKHELVIVHVGAMRKQKNPMFVLDVFKEVLKKEPNSKLLLIGDGNLKEEILNKISKLQMKDNVIVAGRRNDIPDVLSGADVFLFPSFYEGFPNALLEAQTSGLSCLISDRITKEVIVNENCKAMSLNTSAKEWAIKLLSLNHLKDRKIGAENIKLKGFSVEHEVKKIEDLYKQLTSKKLLKNQTK
- a CDS encoding lipopolysaccharide biosynthesis protein: MKEENIKKKFINATKWSTISEIAARLVVPITNMILARIISPEAFGVVATVTMIMSFADMFTDAGFQKYLVQHEFKNEHEKFRNANVAFWTNFGISIFLWLNIIVFREQIAVLIGNAGLGNVIAIACVQLLLTSFSSIQMALYRRDFDFKTLFLVRIMAVCIPFVVTIPLAFLGLSYWALIIGSIVAQLSNAVILTVKSKWRPNLYYKIEILKEMLSFSIWSLIEAISIWFTGWADVFIIGSALDPYYLGIYKTSTTMVNALMGVITASIVPVLFSTLSRLQGNDKKFNTMYLNTQKFVSILAFPLGIGVYLYSDLATKIMLGNKWSEASRVIGVWALTSSIMIVFGHFCSEVYRAKGKPKLSFLAQILHLVVLIPACIISSKYGFWPLVYTRAWVRMEFVLVHFIIMNYIIGMSIWKTLRNVLPTAISAIAMGILGYFLQQVNDSLIWSFISIIICSIFYFGVLYLFPSMRRDTIGLVNKFMPNSMKNKIRNVIVKAR
- a CDS encoding CapA family protein; translated protein: MQLLIAADLVPTKSNIDLFNKADIKALLGEELLSIWNSADIRIFNLEVPLVDEEDPIDKCGPNLIAPTSTIKGIKALSPSLITLANNHIMDQNIQGLISTRHILRDYKIPYVGAGDSLSETNKPYIINQNGIRIGIYTCTEHEFTIAEEDKPGSNPFDPLESLDHIYRLRTECDHIIVLYHGGKEHYRYPSPYLQKVCRKMVEKGADLVITQHSHCIGCYEEYKGATIVYGQGNFIFDRSNSEFWQTSLIIKVNIDKGIHVDYIPIIKKENGVRLAEGEKGQKILEAFHKRSKDILIKGFIEKQYKEFAQKNIENYLRHFSGFGKLLLRIDRYFLKGLLLKGKYNENRLLAIWNYIECEAHRELVLVGLKGEIHNEGRKY
- a CDS encoding ATP-grasp fold amidoligase family protein, whose translation is MKNIFNFKKIYKDPMSVIRFLASKNFFNCMPDKHYLKLLYFSKMKKPLDIDNPETFNEKLQWLKLYDRNPLYTKLVDKYEVRKHIAETIGEEYLIPLLGIYDSFEEINFDDLPNQFVLKPNHTSGDIYICKDKSKINYVELKKKVDSWLKRNYYWIHREWPYKNIKPRIICEKYMVDESGMELKDYKFMCFNGEVKCLFVCLNRNSQEGLNVDFYDMGWNPMPFERHYKRSGKLISKPKTFDKMVHFSKILSRNIPFVRVDFYEVNGHLYFGELTFYPGSGFEEFTPEKYDYILGSWLKLPSDKIR